In Thunnus albacares chromosome 10, fThuAlb1.1, whole genome shotgun sequence, a single window of DNA contains:
- the btk gene encoding tyrosine-protein kinase BTK — MSENILEETFIKRSQQKKKTSPLNYKERWFILTQEKISYYDFDPDKGKRKGLKGSVDLEKIKCVETVQPEPNAPLERMYAFQIIYDEGPLYIFAKTEDIRTQWIKKLKEMVRFNKDLMQKYHPCFWVDGTWLCCQQEVKQAMGCKVLDSKNGFTSKASRRRGSRKPLPPTPVEEKPGRPLPPQPPEPPGPSIGMTVIAEYCYTPMTPQDLELRKDEEYTILEMADSNWWRARDKYGKEGYIPSNYVVEAENGLERFDWYCKNTNRSQAEKLLRTENKDGGFLVRDSSKAGKYTVSLFSKGGGETGGSCRHYNICTTAQGQFYLAEKHNFSTIPELINYHQHNAAGMVSRLKYIVSNRARPPSTAGLGYGVWEIDPRYLTFIKELGTGQFGVVKYGKWQGQHDVAIKMIKEGSMSEDDFIEEAKIMMQLRHENLVQLYGVSTKQRPIYIVTEFLSNGCLLTYLREGLKQHPTAVQLLEMCKDVSEGMAYLESKQYIHRDLAARNCLVDGNGTVKVTDFGLSRYVLDDEYTSSAGSKFPVRWSPPEVLLYCKFSSKSDIWAYGVLMWEVYTLGRLPYERLNNTEIVEQVSRGLRLFRPQLANEKVYSIMSSCWLDKADERPTFLELVSTVQDLLYELQ; from the exons ATGTCAGAAAACATACTGGAAGAAACTTTCATAAAACGATctcagcagaagaagaagacctcCCCCTTAAACTACAAGGAGAGATGGTTTATTCTTACTCAGGAAAAAATATCCTACTATGATTTTGATCCTGACAAAGGG AAGCGAAAAGGTTTAAAGGGATCCGTTGACCTTGAAAAGATCAAGTGTGTAGAGACGGTTCAGCCAGAGCCCAACGCCCCGCTAGAGCGCATGTATGCATTCCAG ATCATTTACGACGAGGGGCCGCTGTATATCTTTGCGAAGACTGAAGATATTCGGACTCAGTGGATAAAGAAGCTGAAAGAAA TGGTGCGCTTCAACAAAGATCTGATGCAGAAGTATCACCCTTGTTTCTGGGTGGATGGGACATGGCTGTGCTGCCAGCAGGAAGTCAAACAAGCTATGGGGTGCAAGGTGCTGGATAGTAAGAACG GCTTTACATCTAAAGCATCTCGGCGAAGGGGATCCAGAAAACCTCTCCCTCCTACTCCAGTAGAG GAGAAGCCTGGCCGGCCTTTACCTCCACAGCCGCCTGAGCCACCTGGCCCCTCTATAGGTATGACTGTCATAGCAGAGTATTGTTACACACCCATGACACCTCAGGACCTGGAGCTGAGGAAGGACGAAGAGTACACCATCCTTGAGATGGCTGACTCAAACTGGTGGAGAGCTCGGGACAAATATGG aaAAGAAGGATACATACCAAGTAATTATGTTGTGGAAGCAGAAAATGGGTTAGAAAGATTTGA CTGGTATTGCAAGAATACAAACCGTAGCCAGGCAGAAAAGCTACTGAGGACTGAG AACAAAGATGGAGGGTTCTTGGTACGAGACTCAAGCAAGGCTGGGAAGTACACAGTGTCTTTGTTCAGCAAGGGTGGCGG GGAAACTGGAGGAAGTTGCAGACATTATAACATCTGTACCACTGCACAAGGACAGTTTTACCTGGCAGAGAAGCATAATTTCAGTACCATCCCAGAGCTTATCAACTACCACCAGCATAACGCCGCAG GTATGGTTAGCAGGCTGAAATACATTGTATCTAACCGGGCACGGCCTCCATCAACAGCAGGTCTTGGCTATG GTGTGTGGGAGATTGACCCCCGTTACCTCACCTTCATCAAGGAGCTGGGCACTGGTCAGTTCGGAGTGGTGAAGTATGGAAAATGGCAGGGCCAGCATGACGTGGCCATTAAGATGATTAAAGAAGGCTCCATGTCAGAAGATGATTTCATAGAAGAAGCCAAAATCATGAT GCAGCTTCGCCATGAGAACCTGGTCCAGCTATACGGTGTCAGCACTAAACAGAGACCCATTTATATAGTGACTGAGTTCCTCTCCAATGGCTGCCTGCTAACCTACCTCAGAGAGGGCCTGAAACAGCACCCAACAGCCGTGCAGCTCCTAGAGATGTGTAAAGACGTCTCTGAGGGCATGGCCTATCTCGAGTCGAAGCAATACATCCACAGAGACCTG GCTGCCAGGAACTGCTTAGTAGATGGCAATGGTACTGTCAAAGTGACTGACTTTGGACTGTCAAG GTATGTCTTAGATGATGAGTACACAAGCTCTGCAGGTTCAAAATTCCCTGTTCGCTGGTCGCCTCCTGAGGTTCTCCTCTACTGCAAATTCAGCAGCAAGTCAGACATCTGGGCATATG GGGTTCTAATGTGGGAGGTGTACACTTTGGGACGGCTTCCGTATGAACGCCTAAACAACACGGAAATAGTGGAGCAGGTGTCCCGGGGACTGCGCCTCTTCCGCCCCCAGCTGGCCAATGAAAAGGTCTACAGCATCATGTCAAGCTGTTGGCTTGAC aAAGCAGATGAGAGACCTACGTTTCTGGAGCTGGTATCGACTGTTCAGGATTTGTTGTATGAGCTCCAGTAG
- the timm8a gene encoding mitochondrial import inner membrane translocase subunit Tim8 A, which yields MDGQGATADPQLQHFIEIESQKQRFQQLVHQMTEVCWEKCMDKPGPKLDSRTEMCFVNCVERFIDTSQFILNRLEQTQRSRGSLSESMSE from the exons ATGGACGGCCAGGGAGCGACAGCGGACCCTCAGCTTCAGCACTTCATCGAGATCGAGTCTcaaaaacaaagatttcagcAGCTGGTGCATCAAATGACGGAGGTTTGCTGG GAGAAGTGCATGGACAAACCCGGGCCAAAGTTGGACTCAAGGACAGAAATGTGCTTCGTTAACTGTGTGGAGCGATTTATTGACACCAGCCAGTTCATCCTAAACAGGCTTGAACAGACTCAGAGGAGCAGGGGGTCACTCTCTGAGTCCATGTCAGAATAA
- the zgc:101583 gene encoding magnesium transporter NIPA2 encodes MEVNRLDFYIGLSLAVSSSVFIGASFILKKKGLLRLASKGSMRAGQGGYAYLKEWLWWAGLISMGTGEAANFAAYAFAPATLVTPLGALSVLVSAVLSSYFLNERLNVHGKIGCLLCVLGSTVMVIHAPQEEEVASLSAMAEKLKDPGFIVFAVCVVGSSLVLIFAVAPRFGQKNVLVYILICSVIGSLSVSCVKGLGIGIKELFSGTAVLKEPLFWSLVICLVICVSVQISYLNKALDIYNTSIVTPIYYVFFTTSVMACSAILFKEWLSMTTDGVVGTISGFLTIILGIFLLHAFKDITFSWDSLPLYLRKGPQGFPWGHQPYVALPSHDSQAEDELKLPREGSSKNRWGTQCARELFKEDQ; translated from the exons ATGGAAGTGAACCGTTTGGACTTCTACATTGGTCTCTCGCTCGCTGTGAGCTCCAGTGTTTTTATCGGCGCAAGTTTCATCCTGAAGAAGAAGGGCCTGCTGCGATTGGCTAGCAAGGGTTCAATGCGAGCAG GTCAAGGGGGTTATGCGTATCTGAAGGAATGGCTGTGGTGGGCAGGACTAATTTCAA TGGGAACTGGAGAGGCCGCAAACTTTGCTGCGTATGCATTTGCGCCAGCCACACTTGTGACACCTCTGGGGGCATTGAGTGTACTTGTAAG CGCTGTGCTGTCCTCTTACTTTCTGAATGAGAGGCTGAATGTGCATGGGAAGATTGgttgtttgctgtgtgttttgggcTCCACAGTGATGGTGATCCATGCCCCGCAGGAAGAAGAGGTTGCTTCCCTCAGTGCCATGGCTGAAAAGCTCAAAGACCCAG GTTtcattgtgtttgctgtgtgcgTTGTTGGAAGCAGCCTGGTTCTTATCTTTGCCGTGGCTCCGCGTTTCGGACAGAAGAATGTGCTGGTCTACATCCTGatctgctctgtgattggctccctctctgtgtcttgTGTCAAGGGCCTGGGCATTGGCATTAAGGAGCTGTTTTCTGGAACAGCCGTGCTGAAGGAACCCCTGTTCTGGTCCTTAGTCATCTGCCTGGTAATCTGTGTCAGTGTTCAAATCAGTTACCTGAACAAAGCCCTCGACATCTATAATACCTCCATCGTCACGCCCATCTACTACGTCTTCTTCACCACATCCGTCATGGCCTGTTCAGCTATCCTCTTCAAGGAATGGTTGAGCATGACCACTGATGGAGTGGTGGGAACTATCAGCGGGTTCCTCACCATCATTTTGGGGATCTTCCTCCTCCATGCCTTCAAGGACATTACATTTAGCTGGGATTCCCTCCCACTCTACCTTAGGAAGGGTCCTCAGGGCTTTCCGTGGGGCCACCAGCCTTACGTGGCTCTTCCCAGCCATGACAGCCAAGCAGAGGATGAGTTAAAGCTGCCCAGAGAAGGAAGTTCAAAGAACAGGTGGGGTACACAGTGCGCTAGAGAGCTCTTTAAGGAGGACCAGTAG
- the LOC122990373 gene encoding uncharacterized protein LOC122990373 isoform X3, with protein MDPLKYDQIVRYKTLREYPVGMTKVEKNTFRRRTRTYDIKGLFADFQKKTRDAISSWFYLLLSNIIIIKTLVSQCVACLASQMEIEEEVEYTPAAPPPVAARQVAVVKPFAAANDAITDKRIRDAMKGKLPFVQLSKIGKYRIFSPDIGRTDTREVIYGYLTVLVEDFNWQLKEMAGVIDSLAMTDIWKGKSSELKLNPKDYKLLLGVINEKNHWLLMVIFPSEKRSLFFDPFGESNFQKIKCFWVTRAFLRDKGCNVSNVTVNNLLHPCSKDHSSSGVFTLKFAESILKGEEEINFQTSDEALAGHRFAIAKTLLRRNAPPEGFPSG; from the exons ATGGATCCTTTGAAGTACGACCAAATTGTGCGTTATAAAACTCTCAGGGAGTATCCCGTGGGGATGACAAAGGTGGAGAAAAACACTTTTCGTAGACGAACCCGCACCTACGATATTAAAG GACTTTTTGCTGACTTCCAGAAGAAGACCAGGGATGCCATTTCCAGCTGGTTCTACCTTCTTCTGtctaacatcatcatcatcaaaacattg GTGTCTCAGTGTGTTGCATGCCTGGCAAGTCAAATGGAAATAGAAGAGGAGGTTGAGTATACCCCAGCAGCACCACCTCCAGTAGCAGCACGACAAGTAGCAGTGGTAAAACCATTTGCGGCAGCAAATGACGCCATCACAGACAAGC GCATCCGAGATGCAATGAAAGGAAAGCTTCCCTTTGTGCAACTATCAAAGATAGGGAAATACCGGATTTTTTCTCCAGATATAGGAAGGACAGACACAAGAGAG GTTATTTATGGATATCTCACAGTCCTTGTGGAGGACTTCAACTGGCAACTCAAAGAGATGGCCGGAGTTATTGATTCCTTGGCTATGACTGACATTTGGAAAGGAAAAAGTTCAGAGCTGAAG TTGAATCCAAAGGACTACAAGTTGCTTCTTGGAgtcataaatgaaaaaaaccaTTGGCTGTTGATG GTCATCTTCCCCTCTGAGAAGAGGTCTCTCTTCTTTGACCCATTTGGGGAATCCAACTTCCAAAAGATAAAATGCTTTTGGGTAACAAG AGCGTTCCTGAGAGACAAGGGATGTAATGTATCCAATGTGACTGTCAATAATCTCCTCCATCCATGCTCAAAAGACCACTCCTCATCCGGGGTCTTCACTCTCAAA TTCGCTGAGAGCATTCTAAAGGGGGAGGAAGAAATCAACTTCCAAACCTCAGACGAGGCACTCGCAGGGCATCGGTTTGCAATAGCCAAAACCCTGCTACGAAGGAACG
- the LOC122990373 gene encoding uncharacterized protein LOC122990373 isoform X1 yields MDPLKYDQIVRYKTLREYPVGMTKVEKNTFRRRTRTYDIKGLFADFQKKTRDAISSWFYLLLSNIIIIKTLVSQCVACLASQMEIEEEVEYTPAAPPPVAARQVAVVKPFAAANDAITDKRIRDAMKGKLPFVQLSKIGKYRIFSPDIGRTDTREVIYGYLTVLVEDFNWQLKEMAGVIDSLAMTDIWKGKSSELKLNPKDYKLLLGVINEKNHWLLMVIFPSEKRSLFFDPFGESNFQKIKCFWVTRAFLRDKGCNVSNVTVNNLLHPCSKDHSSSGVFTLKFAESILKGEEEINFQTSDEALAGHRFAIAKTLLRRNDDLNQHRHIYGEDDSDMLDLR; encoded by the exons ATGGATCCTTTGAAGTACGACCAAATTGTGCGTTATAAAACTCTCAGGGAGTATCCCGTGGGGATGACAAAGGTGGAGAAAAACACTTTTCGTAGACGAACCCGCACCTACGATATTAAAG GACTTTTTGCTGACTTCCAGAAGAAGACCAGGGATGCCATTTCCAGCTGGTTCTACCTTCTTCTGtctaacatcatcatcatcaaaacattg GTGTCTCAGTGTGTTGCATGCCTGGCAAGTCAAATGGAAATAGAAGAGGAGGTTGAGTATACCCCAGCAGCACCACCTCCAGTAGCAGCACGACAAGTAGCAGTGGTAAAACCATTTGCGGCAGCAAATGACGCCATCACAGACAAGC GCATCCGAGATGCAATGAAAGGAAAGCTTCCCTTTGTGCAACTATCAAAGATAGGGAAATACCGGATTTTTTCTCCAGATATAGGAAGGACAGACACAAGAGAG GTTATTTATGGATATCTCACAGTCCTTGTGGAGGACTTCAACTGGCAACTCAAAGAGATGGCCGGAGTTATTGATTCCTTGGCTATGACTGACATTTGGAAAGGAAAAAGTTCAGAGCTGAAG TTGAATCCAAAGGACTACAAGTTGCTTCTTGGAgtcataaatgaaaaaaaccaTTGGCTGTTGATG GTCATCTTCCCCTCTGAGAAGAGGTCTCTCTTCTTTGACCCATTTGGGGAATCCAACTTCCAAAAGATAAAATGCTTTTGGGTAACAAG AGCGTTCCTGAGAGACAAGGGATGTAATGTATCCAATGTGACTGTCAATAATCTCCTCCATCCATGCTCAAAAGACCACTCCTCATCCGGGGTCTTCACTCTCAAA TTCGCTGAGAGCATTCTAAAGGGGGAGGAAGAAATCAACTTCCAAACCTCAGACGAGGCACTCGCAGGGCATCGGTTTGCAATAGCCAAAACCCTGCTACGAAGGAACG ATGACCTGAATCAGCACCGCCACATTTATGGGGAAGATGACTCAGATATGCTGG atttGCGTTGA
- the LOC122990373 gene encoding uncharacterized protein LOC122990373 isoform X2: MDPLKYDQIVRYKTLREYPVGMTKVEKNTFRRRTRTYDIKGLFADFQKKTRDAISSWFYLLLSNIIIIKTLCVACLASQMEIEEEVEYTPAAPPPVAARQVAVVKPFAAANDAITDKRIRDAMKGKLPFVQLSKIGKYRIFSPDIGRTDTREVIYGYLTVLVEDFNWQLKEMAGVIDSLAMTDIWKGKSSELKLNPKDYKLLLGVINEKNHWLLMVIFPSEKRSLFFDPFGESNFQKIKCFWVTRAFLRDKGCNVSNVTVNNLLHPCSKDHSSSGVFTLKFAESILKGEEEINFQTSDEALAGHRFAIAKTLLRRNDDLNQHRHIYGEDDSDMLDLR; the protein is encoded by the exons ATGGATCCTTTGAAGTACGACCAAATTGTGCGTTATAAAACTCTCAGGGAGTATCCCGTGGGGATGACAAAGGTGGAGAAAAACACTTTTCGTAGACGAACCCGCACCTACGATATTAAAG GACTTTTTGCTGACTTCCAGAAGAAGACCAGGGATGCCATTTCCAGCTGGTTCTACCTTCTTCTGtctaacatcatcatcatcaaaacattg TGTGTTGCATGCCTGGCAAGTCAAATGGAAATAGAAGAGGAGGTTGAGTATACCCCAGCAGCACCACCTCCAGTAGCAGCACGACAAGTAGCAGTGGTAAAACCATTTGCGGCAGCAAATGACGCCATCACAGACAAGC GCATCCGAGATGCAATGAAAGGAAAGCTTCCCTTTGTGCAACTATCAAAGATAGGGAAATACCGGATTTTTTCTCCAGATATAGGAAGGACAGACACAAGAGAG GTTATTTATGGATATCTCACAGTCCTTGTGGAGGACTTCAACTGGCAACTCAAAGAGATGGCCGGAGTTATTGATTCCTTGGCTATGACTGACATTTGGAAAGGAAAAAGTTCAGAGCTGAAG TTGAATCCAAAGGACTACAAGTTGCTTCTTGGAgtcataaatgaaaaaaaccaTTGGCTGTTGATG GTCATCTTCCCCTCTGAGAAGAGGTCTCTCTTCTTTGACCCATTTGGGGAATCCAACTTCCAAAAGATAAAATGCTTTTGGGTAACAAG AGCGTTCCTGAGAGACAAGGGATGTAATGTATCCAATGTGACTGTCAATAATCTCCTCCATCCATGCTCAAAAGACCACTCCTCATCCGGGGTCTTCACTCTCAAA TTCGCTGAGAGCATTCTAAAGGGGGAGGAAGAAATCAACTTCCAAACCTCAGACGAGGCACTCGCAGGGCATCGGTTTGCAATAGCCAAAACCCTGCTACGAAGGAACG ATGACCTGAATCAGCACCGCCACATTTATGGGGAAGATGACTCAGATATGCTGG atttGCGTTGA